The Streptomyces phaeolivaceus genome has a window encoding:
- a CDS encoding cupin domain-containing protein has translation MHLTCSEAYVVTGGRGAVQTLTTSGYEVTPLAPGTVAWFTPGTIHRLVNEDDLRITVLMQNSGLPEAGDAVLTLPPEHLTDPETYAAATRIPVDAPEEEQERVARARRDLALKGYRALRDASGPEPLAAFHRAAAALVRPRLAEWRARWERGARAAAAVTGEQLDRLERGDVSHLADAVVRAEEPSAYGKFGMCGRLDVYRPSP, from the coding sequence ATGCATCTGACCTGTTCGGAGGCGTACGTCGTCACCGGCGGGCGCGGGGCCGTGCAGACGCTGACGACCTCCGGGTACGAGGTGACGCCGCTGGCGCCCGGGACGGTCGCCTGGTTCACGCCCGGCACCATCCACCGGCTGGTCAACGAGGACGATCTGCGGATCACCGTCCTCATGCAGAACAGCGGGCTCCCGGAGGCGGGCGACGCCGTCCTCACCCTGCCCCCGGAGCATCTGACCGATCCGGAGACGTACGCCGCCGCCACCCGTATCCCGGTGGACGCGCCGGAGGAGGAGCAGGAGCGGGTCGCCCGCGCCCGGCGGGATCTCGCGCTGAAGGGCTACCGGGCCCTGCGCGACGCCTCCGGCCCCGAGCCGCTCGCCGCGTTCCACCGGGCCGCCGCCGCGCTCGTACGGCCCCGGCTCGCGGAGTGGCGGGCGCGGTGGGAGCGGGGCGCGCGGGCCGCCGCCGCGGTGACCGGGGAGCAGTTGGACCGGTTGGAGCGGGGGGACGTGTCGCACCTCGCCGACGCCGTCGTACGGGCCGAGGAGCCGTCCGCGTACGGGAAGTTCGGGATGTGCGGGCGGTTGGACGTCTACCGTCCGTCGCCCTAG